The nucleotide window TCTGTCTTTCTTGGTGCCTTTCACTGTCTTGTTCACGGCAGTCCCTCCCGGCCAATAAATTCCGGCGCGCTGTCGCGCGGGCGGGTGCGAATTCGATTCACATTCTATATTTTACAGGAGTAAATCGTTAAAGTAAAGAGCAATTTATTAACGCTTTGCCTGCCGCCGTCATATTGTATGAACGAAGGGGCGTGAGCGTATGATGACGATTTCAGAAGAAACCCTCACAGAGGACCTCACCTTTGAAGGCGTAACGATGGTGCGTACCGATTTTCATTACCCTGTTGTGTCCGGCGGCGGCGGCAAGGCTGACAGGCGCATTAATAGCTATTACCGGCACATGGCAAAAACACTGCTCAAAAAAGCAAAAAGCGATCTTTTACCCGACGCCGTTGCCGAGTGGCGGTACGCCACGGAAAACGGTTATCCCTTCCGCGAATTCGAGTCGGTCATGAAATTCACCGTTACATATAATGAAAACGATTTGCTTAGCCTTTATTTTGACGTGTATGACTTTACTGGCGGCGCGCACGGCGCGACCCGGCGCTTTGGCGATACCTGGCGCACGGAGACGGGCTGGTTTATCATGCTCAGTGATTTTTTTCCGCGCGGTACAAATTACAAGCGCCTTTTAATTGACAATGCCATCGTCATCGCGACGCAGCAAACCCGCGCCGGCACGCATCATTATTTTGAAAACTATCCAAAGCTCATTAAAAAATACTTCAGCCCGGCGAAATTCTATATTGAGCCCGGCAATATTATCATTTTCTACGACCAATATGCCATCGCGCCGTATTACGAGGGTATCCCCGTTTTCGAGTATCCGGCCGACATCAAAACGCACCCTTAACTCATCAGCGCGTCCTGCATCATGCAGGCGTCCTCGTCGAGGCCCTTTGTCATATTGAGCGCCTCCTCGATATCGATATCGACGCACTTTTCACCATTCATGGAGATGATGCGGTTATAAACCCCGTCATACAACAGGCGCACAGCCTTAAAGCCCATGCGCGAGGCCGTTACCCGGTCGCGCACGAGCGGTGAGCCGCCGCGCTGGATATGGCCGAGCGTCGTCACGCGCGTGTCAACGCCCGTCGTCTCTTTGATTTTTGCAGCTATCTCATGGGCGGAGGCCGCACCCTCGGCAACAATGACGGTAAAGTGCGTATGCCCTTCAAGGCGCGCGGCGCGGATTCTATCGGCCACATCCGCTTCAAAATCAATTTGCATTTCCGGAATGAGCGTCACGGTCGCCCCAGTTGAAATACCGACGTTTAGAGCCAGATGACCGGCGTGATGCCCCATGACCTCGACGACAGAGCAGCGCTCGTGTGACTGCATCGTGTCGTCGAGCTTGTCCACGGCGTCGATGGCCGTGTTGCAGGCCGTGTCAAACCCAATGGTGTACGTTGTGCAGCCGATGTCGTTGTCAATCGTACCGGGTATGCCGATAACGGGCACTCCGAGCTTGGACAAGACGAGGGCCCCGCGGTAGGACCCGTCCCCGCCGATAATGACGAGGCCGTCAAGCCCCAGAAAGCGGCAGTTTTCCGACGCGCGCTTCTGCCCTTTTTTCGTCATGAATTCGGGGCTTCTCGCCGTGTAGAGAATTGTGCCGCCGCATCTTGCGATTCCGCTGACGTCGTCGGCCGTCATCGTCACGGCATCGCCGCCGATCAGCCCGTTATACCCGCGCCGAATACCAACGCATTCAATCCCGAGATGCAGCGCCGTTAAAACAACGGCGCGAATTGCCGCGTTCATCCCCGGCGCGTCACCGCCGGACGTTAAGACGCCGATACGCCTGATGGTCGTCTCCATGGAAAGTCTCCCTTCATCTTCTGTGTCGCTTAGTGAAAGACGGCCTTGGCGCCGTCATAGACAGCCAGCCGCTTGAACGCCGCAAAATCCGGCGTCAAATCAGGGCGGTGCGTTTTAATTGCCGTAATCAAATGCTCCGGGTTGAGCGACGGATTCTGCGCGGCGATAACGGCGCGCAGCAGCACGCGCCCGTCGCCTGTGTCTTCAAAGCTAATATCCCCAATTGCGGGGATAATGTTCACCTCAGCCATACCCTTTTTTGTCTTTTTCGTTATGACGAGTTCCTTCGACGCAAAAAGCGATGACAGCGCCGTAAGAGACTCTGCCGGAACACCCGCGTCATAATCGAGGTATCCTTCAACGGCAACCCACGCAAGCGCCGCAAACTTCGTTGCCGGCTCATAGGCTTCCAGCACCCGAATACCTTCTGGCATTTGCTGATTCAGCCGCATTGGCAGCGCCGATAAATCCTCGCTGCAGCTGAGCTCGGCATCCAGAAGCTCCGTCACGCTTTCAACGCCGACAGACAGCGGCAGCGCAAAGGACAGATACGGGTGCGGGTTAAACCCCTCCGTGTGATGCAGCGGGACGCCCGCCCTGATAAACACGCGCTGGAATGTCCGCATCAAATCCAGATGTGACAGGTATTTGCTGCGGCCCATTTTTGCAAAAAGAAGTCTCACTCTAGCCATCGCAGCGCCCTCCCGTCAGGCTTGACGCCCCGCAAGCCGTACAGGCCGTGCGGCAGTCCGGTGACAGCTCGGCGCGCAGCGCTTTTTCATATTCCCCATAGAGGAAAGCCTCGCCGACACCGGCAGACGTGACGTGCCACGGCAGCACTTCGCCATATAATCGCTCTCTGTTTGCATAAAACGCCGGGTCAAGACCGGTTGCCTCAAAGGCCTTCTGCCAGCGCTCAAAGGAGAAATACTCTTCCCAGGCATCCAAACGCCCGCCGTTTTGGACGACATGCGCCAAAACCGCGCCGATGCGCCGGTCTCCCCGCGCGAGAACAGCCTCGATAAGGCTTGTTTTTGCGTCATGCCAGTTGTAGACGATGGCTCTGGCGCGCATGGCGTCGCGCAATAGCGCCACGCGGCGCTCATATTCCGCCATTGTCACCTGCCCCGCCCACTGAAACGGCGTGTGTGCCTTCGGCACGAAGCAGGACGTGCTGACCGTCAGCCGGACGCCGCGGCTTTTATTTGCCGCGTGCTGCTTCCAAATGCCGAGCACCTTGTGCGCGAGCTCGGCGATGGCGACAACGTCGGCATCCGTCTCGGTCGGCAGGCCAAGCATGAAATAGAGCTTCACGCTGTTCCAGCCGCCCGCAAAGGCAATGCGACATGTCTGCAAAAGCGCCTCTTCCGTGACGTTTTTGTTGATAGCGTCGCGCAGGCGCTGGCTGCCCGCCTCCGGGGCGAATGTGAGGCCCGATTTGCGCACCTTCTGCGCCTTGCGCATCAATTCCATCGAAAAGTTGTCGGCGCGCAGCGACGGCAGCGACAAGCTCGCTTTGCGCGGCTCACACCAGCTGAGAAGCCCGTCGCACAGCGTCTCCAGTTCCTTGTAATCGCTTGTGCTCAGCGATGAAAGCGTAATTTCCTCATAGCCTGATTTTTCCAGCCCCTCGATACCCATTTTTGTCAGCTTGTCCGGGGCGCGCGCACGCACAGGCCGGTAAACGTACCCCGCCTGACAGAAGCGGCAGCCGCGGATGCACCCGCGGAAAAGCTCTAATACAACCCTGTCGTGGACGATTTCCGTCGACGGGACGATCGTTTCAGCCGGGAAATACGCGTCATCAAGGTTCTCAACGATCCGTTTAACGACAGGCAGCGGCGCACCGCCGCACGGCGTGATGGCACTGATTGTCCCGTCGCCGCCGTATGCGACGTCATACAGGCTCGGGACGTAGACGCCGGGAATTTTGGCGGCCAGCGCCAAAAAAGCCTGTTTGGTCAGTCCATCCTTTTTCGCCCGGCCGTACGCCTCAATAACTTCACCATTAACCGTCTCACCCTCGCCGATAATGAAAAGATCGATAAAATCGGCCATCGGCTCGGGGTTATAGCAGCATGTCCCACCCGCGATGACAAGCGGCGAAAGACCCGGCCTATCGGCACGGCGCAGCGGTAATCCGGCAAGGCGCAGCATGTTCAAGACGTTTGTGTACGCCAGCTCATACCCCAGCGAAAACGCGATGATATCGAAGCTGCCGACAGGATCACCGCTCTCTAACGCGAAAAGCGGCAGTCCGGCTTTTTCCATAGCCTCTTCCATGTCACCCCACGGGGCGAAGACACGCTCGCACCAGACGCCGTCCATTTTATTGGCGACGGCGTATAAAATCCGCATACCGAGGTTCGACATCCCGATTTCATATGTGTCCGGAAAACACAGGGCCACGCGCGTCTGGACGCGCTCTTTATCCTTCATAATTGCGCCGTACTCCCCGCCTGTATAGCGGG belongs to Oscillospiraceae bacterium CM and includes:
- a CDS encoding DUF3298 and DUF4163 domain-containing protein is translated as MMTISEETLTEDLTFEGVTMVRTDFHYPVVSGGGGKADRRINSYYRHMAKTLLKKAKSDLLPDAVAEWRYATENGYPFREFESVMKFTVTYNENDLLSLYFDVYDFTGGAHGATRRFGDTWRTETGWFIMLSDFFPRGTNYKRLLIDNAIVIATQQTRAGTHHYFENYPKLIKKYFSPAKFYIEPGNIIIFYDQYAIAPYYEGIPVFEYPADIKTHP
- the pfkA gene encoding 6-phosphofructokinase, which codes for METTIRRIGVLTSGGDAPGMNAAIRAVVLTALHLGIECVGIRRGYNGLIGGDAVTMTADDVSGIARCGGTILYTARSPEFMTKKGQKRASENCRFLGLDGLVIIGGDGSYRGALVLSKLGVPVIGIPGTIDNDIGCTTYTIGFDTACNTAIDAVDKLDDTMQSHERCSVVEVMGHHAGHLALNVGISTGATVTLIPEMQIDFEADVADRIRAARLEGHTHFTVIVAEGAASAHEIAAKIKETTGVDTRVTTLGHIQRGGSPLVRDRVTASRMGFKAVRLLYDGVYNRIISMNGEKCVDIDIEEALNMTKGLDEDACMMQDALMS
- a CDS encoding DUF2344 domain-containing protein; this encodes MARVRLLFAKMGRSKYLSHLDLMRTFQRVFIRAGVPLHHTEGFNPHPYLSFALPLSVGVESVTELLDAELSCSEDLSALPMRLNQQMPEGIRVLEAYEPATKFAALAWVAVEGYLDYDAGVPAESLTALSSLFASKELVITKKTKKGMAEVNIIPAIGDISFEDTGDGRVLLRAVIAAQNPSLNPEHLITAIKTHRPDLTPDFAAFKRLAVYDGAKAVFH
- a CDS encoding TIGR03960 family B12-binding radical SAM protein; this encodes MNRQLERILKTVQKPARYTGGEYGAIMKDKERVQTRVALCFPDTYEIGMSNLGMRILYAVANKMDGVWCERVFAPWGDMEEAMEKAGLPLFALESGDPVGSFDIIAFSLGYELAYTNVLNMLRLAGLPLRRADRPGLSPLVIAGGTCCYNPEPMADFIDLFIIGEGETVNGEVIEAYGRAKKDGLTKQAFLALAAKIPGVYVPSLYDVAYGGDGTISAITPCGGAPLPVVKRIVENLDDAYFPAETIVPSTEIVHDRVVLELFRGCIRGCRFCQAGYVYRPVRARAPDKLTKMGIEGLEKSGYEEITLSSLSTSDYKELETLCDGLLSWCEPRKASLSLPSLRADNFSMELMRKAQKVRKSGLTFAPEAGSQRLRDAINKNVTEEALLQTCRIAFAGGWNSVKLYFMLGLPTETDADVVAIAELAHKVLGIWKQHAANKSRGVRLTVSTSCFVPKAHTPFQWAGQVTMAEYERRVALLRDAMRARAIVYNWHDAKTSLIEAVLARGDRRIGAVLAHVVQNGGRLDAWEEYFSFERWQKAFEATGLDPAFYANRERLYGEVLPWHVTSAGVGEAFLYGEYEKALRAELSPDCRTACTACGASSLTGGRCDG